From Mesorhizobium sp. Pch-S:
CTGGTTGCCGGGATCGCGAACGATCTTCTGTTCAGAAAGCTTGCGCAGGTAGGCGCGGCCCTTTTCGTCTCCCATCGTCATCAGGATGTTGCCGATGAAGCCCGGCGGACCGGATATGCCGCGGGTATCGGTCCATACCATCCTGCCCTTCCATTGCGGATCGAGCAGGTCGTCGAATGTCTTCGGCGCCTTGTCGGCCGGGACGAGATCGGTGTTGTAGGTTGTCGTCAGATAGAGAACATCGCTGCCGCAATAGAGCTTCGAGGCAGGCTTGAACATCGGGTCATAGTCGGCCATCGAGTTTGGCGCATAAGGTTCGATCAGATTGGCCGCTTCCAGCGGCGCCAGTGCGGTACCCGGCGTATCGAAGACATCTGCCTCGATCTTTCCGGCGCGTGCCTGACTGGTGATCTTCAGGACAGTGTCGGAGTCTCCTGCCTCCATATATTTGACTTCGATACCGTATTTGTCCTGGAAATTCCTGGTCAGCGGCCGGACCAGTTGCTTGATGATCAGGCCGGTGTACCAGACTACCTGCCCTTCCGCTTTTGCATCCGCGATCAATTGCGCGGCCGGCTCGGCTCGCGCCAAACCCCGTGTCGCCAGCATGGTCAGCGAGGCGCCGGCCAGCTGCAAGACGCTGCGTCGTGTGTGCACGTTACCCTCCCACAGAGATTGTCTTGTTTGATTGTCAGGCCTTCTCCACCCGGTGGCCTCCTCAAGATCCCGACGATCAAAAACTGCTCGCAAGCTGCGACAGCGGTCAAACGACTAAAGAAATCGAAGCTGTGAGTAATCCTCACGGGCCGGAGGCGGCCTCCACATCGCGGGAAGTAAACTGAGCGTGTTCGGTGCGCGTGAACGGCTCCAGCCAAGATCAGGCAGTCCCGAAAGATCGCTCCGGTCGTACAACCTTTCGGGTAGAGGCGATTACAGTGGTTGCGCGATGAAGCGCGCGCAGGCCTGTATCCGTTCGCCTGGTTCGAGCTTCACCATGCCGTGGCTGACAGGACCTTCCGGCAGATTGAAAGCGTCGACGGGATGGGAAACCGGTTCGAAGCAGAAGAAATCGGCATCACCCGACGGAGAGAAAAGCACGTACTGATCCAGCAGATCGCTGGTTTCGACCAGCACTGCCAGGCCGCGATCCGGCCATTCGATGCGCGCCTTGCGATCCCAGCCGTCGAACCAGTTGTTGACCCAGAACCGCGGCAGCTCACTGCCTCGCATGAAATCCAGGTCTGGATGCCGTGAAACGGGCTCGACCGTTCGTGGCAGATGGTCGTCACGTTCAAGCCAGACGCGATCAGCCCGGGCCGCCAACCGGGTGTCGTGATCGCGCACGAACCATGGGTGGAAGCCCAGACCGTAAGGCAGCGCGAGCGCCGCCTTGTTGGTGACGACGAGTTCCATGACGAGCGTCGCGCCGTCCAGCCTGTAAGTCATCAAGGCATCATAGTGAAACGGGCCAGGCCCCGTCCCCTCGAGGGAAAGCGTGACAGCATGATCGCTCGTCTCGACGACAGTCCAGGCTGCGGAAAATGCACTGCCGTGAATGGGGTATCTTTCGGTCGGCATGTTCGGCTCGACAGCATGAAATGCACCATCGAAAGCAAAGCCGCCACCTGAAACGCGTCCCGAGAACGGGACCAGCAAGATGTTCGACAGGCTGAAAGGGTGCCCGGTTTCCGGATCGACCGGGCGGAACACCGGCGTCCAGGCATTGCGATGCATCACGTCGAAGGACGTCAGTCCTGCTCCCAGATCCGGCCGGATGGTGATCCGGGCGAGCGCGCTGGAGAGACCGAGCGGCGCCATCACCAGCCGCCGTCGATATGGATGTTCTGTCCGGTGATCAGATCGGAGGCGGGCGAAACCAGGAACAGCACCAGCTCCGCGACATGCACCGGTTCGATGCGTTGCTTCAGGCACTGATTTTCGAGGATCCAGTCGTTGTATTCCTGCAGCCGGTCGGCAAAGACCCGCCGCTCGGCATCCGAAACGACGGCACCGGGTGACACGGCGTTGACGCGCACGCCATGCGGTCCGAGCTCCCGGGCTAGCGTCTTGGTCAGGCCAAGCATGGCTCCCTTCGAGGCGACATAGGGAACATAGCCGTCCCAGCGGCCATTCAGCGTCACCGAGCAGAAATTGACGATCTTGCCGTAGTGCTTCTGTTTCATCGCAGGCGCCGCCGCGCGTGCAAGTGCAAAGGCAGCTGCGGAATTCACGCGAAGCTGGTCTTCATATTCATCGAGCGAGAACGCCTCGAACGGCTTGTTGATGATCAGCGCCGCGTTGTTGATAAGGATATCGATGCCACCGCAGCTTGCGGCGAGCGCTTCGCCTCGCGCCTGCGTCGCGGCAAGGTCGTTGAGATCCTGCCCGACATAAGACGACTGAATCTGACATTTCATGCCGATCTCCAACGCGAATGCCTCGCCGCCTTCGGCATCCGGTCGATCGAACAGGAGAAGGTTCGCCCCAGCTGCGCCGAGCACCTCAGCCTGCGCACGCCCCAAGGTCCCGAGCGCCCCGGTCAGAAGCACGTTTTTTCCGGCAAGGATCGTCATCGGCTTTCTCACAAAAGGTCGTGGACTTCATCGATCGAGGTTTCGGCCGTCGGCCGATCGAAAACGATCTCGCCGCGCGCCATCGCCACGATGCGGTCGCAGGATTGGAAGACGTGCTGCATGTTGTGTGAGATGAAGATGCCGGTCAGCCCCTGTGCCTTGAGGCCTCGCACGAAACCGATGACCTTGTTGGTTTCCTTGACCGAGAGATGGTTGGTCGGCTCGTCCAGGATCAGCACCTTGGACCTGAAGTGCATGGCACGCGCGATCGCAACGCCCTGGCGCTGACCACCCGACAACTCGCCGACCAGGGCATCCGGCGAACGCAGATGCAGATCGACATCGGCGATCGCCTGCACGCTTTCCTCGCGCATGCGCTTCTGATCCATGAGGCCAAACCCGCCGAATGCCCACCTCAACGG
This genomic window contains:
- a CDS encoding extracellular solute-binding protein; translation: MHTRRSVLQLAGASLTMLATRGLARAEPAAQLIADAKAEGQVVWYTGLIIKQLVRPLTRNFQDKYGIEVKYMEAGDSDTVLKITSQARAGKIEADVFDTPGTALAPLEAANLIEPYAPNSMADYDPMFKPASKLYCGSDVLYLTTTYNTDLVPADKAPKTFDDLLDPQWKGRMVWTDTRGISGPPGFIGNILMTMGDEKGRAYLRKLSEQKIVRDPGNQRVVIDKVISGEHQIGLMTYNHHAVISKGKGAPIAWVKMEPLVANLGAIALVRNSPHPNAAKLFLEYYFSDEAAYVIRDAGYPPVDARVPPKDPSISPVSGQFKITMLKPEVASPETEPLKSWLKIYDELFS
- a CDS encoding aldose 1-epimerase — protein: MAPLGLSSALARITIRPDLGAGLTSFDVMHRNAWTPVFRPVDPETGHPFSLSNILLVPFSGRVSGGGFAFDGAFHAVEPNMPTERYPIHGSAFSAAWTVVETSDHAVTLSLEGTGPGPFHYDALMTYRLDGATLVMELVVTNKAALALPYGLGFHPWFVRDHDTRLAARADRVWLERDDHLPRTVEPVSRHPDLDFMRGSELPRFWVNNWFDGWDRKARIEWPDRGLAVLVETSDLLDQYVLFSPSGDADFFCFEPVSHPVDAFNLPEGPVSHGMVKLEPGERIQACARFIAQPL
- a CDS encoding SDR family oxidoreductase, with translation MTILAGKNVLLTGALGTLGRAQAEVLGAAGANLLLFDRPDAEGGEAFALEIGMKCQIQSSYVGQDLNDLAATQARGEALAASCGGIDILINNAALIINKPFEAFSLDEYEDQLRVNSAAAFALARAAAPAMKQKHYGKIVNFCSVTLNGRWDGYVPYVASKGAMLGLTKTLARELGPHGVRVNAVSPGAVVSDAERRVFADRLQEYNDWILENQCLKQRIEPVHVAELVLFLVSPASDLITGQNIHIDGGW
- a CDS encoding ATP-binding cassette domain-containing protein, with the protein product MTTPIIECRNLQKWYSGVHALKNVSLIIHPGETVGLVGDNGAGKSTLIKILSGVHYQDAGEILIEGKEVRFRSPKDAMHYGLETIYQYNSMVPTMSIARNLFIGREPLRWAFGGFGLMDQKRMREESVQAIADVDLHLRSPDALVGELSGGQRQGVAIARAMHFRSKVLILDEPTNHLSVKETNKVIGFVRGLKAQGLTGIFISHNMQHVFQSCDRIVAMARGEIVFDRPTAETSIDEVHDLL